The proteins below come from a single Elgaria multicarinata webbii isolate HBS135686 ecotype San Diego chromosome 11, rElgMul1.1.pri, whole genome shotgun sequence genomic window:
- the C11H14orf93 gene encoding uncharacterized protein C14orf93 homolog, whose translation MSFSATILFSPPNAKEAKCCCCSCKQEPGTQATAAPPPPSSPCTPITVTGSGLAVQSSEQLLHVIYQRVEKAVSLAEVALSLAKANNEALRRLEEEMGALRRGTPAALKASPLCVPEEHQQDNAEEDEEQEAEGFRNGVQVVIEELRQLGAAAGPPGHLGFSPVQLGAGGLGVVAEEPPTVDVSMQQVYATASSPAPQMAHQPVLQALDDPLSCPEVSPNSPTLEDPIHGEPRFSLGFASLPCRSRSIGQKNARRKRDLVLSKLVHNVHNHITNDKRFDGSESIKSSWNISVVKFLLEKLKHELVSNHHNYTDKELKGACVAYFLTKRREYRNSLNPFKGLKEKEEKKLRSRRYRLFANRSGVARLLGPEEQRVWQGVTEELMSDEEDSLSEPGVWVARPPRFRAAPLTQLCYRLDANSKHGTKANRVYGHPSDRLPSAEAQLLPQHLYNPLFQEEEARAGTPPHPPSHKGFCPDLSTFVEIKVEKDE comes from the exons ATGTCATTCAGTGCCACCATCTTGTTCTCGCCTCCCAATGCCAAAGAGGCCAAGTGCTGCTGTTGCAGCTGCAAGCAGGAGCCAGGGACTCAGGCGACTGCCGCCCCGCCGCCCCCGTCTTCGCCGTGCACCCCCATTACCGTTACAGGAAGCGGGTTGGCGGTGCAGTCTTCAGAACAGCTCCTGCATGTCATCTACCAACGTGTCGAAAAGGCTGTCAGCCTTGCTGAGGTGGCGCTGAGTCTGGCGAAGGCCAACAATGAAGCCCTGAGGCGACTGGAAGAGGAAATGGGAGCACTGCGCCGTGGGACACCCGCAGCCCTCAAAGCCAGCCCTCTGTGTGTTCCAGAGGAGCACCAACAGGACAATGCAGAGGAAGATGAGGAACAAGAAGCCGAAGGCTTCAGAAATGGTGTCCAGGTGGTCATTGAAGAGCTGAGgcagctgggagcagcagcagggccacctGGGCACttgggtttctctcctgtgcagCTGGGAGCTGGAGGGCTTGGTGTG GTAGCCGAAGAACCCCCCACAGTAGATGTCTCCATGCAGCAGGTCTATGCCACAGCCTCTTCACCTGCTCCTCAGATGGCTCATCAGCCAGTCCTACAGGCCCTGGATGACCCTCTCTCCTGCCCGGAGGTGTCCCCTAACAGCCCCACCTTGGAGGATCCCATTCATGGGGAGCCACGTTTCTCTTTGGGCTTTGCCAGTCTTCCATGTAGAAGCCGAAGCATTGGACAGAAGAATGCGAGGCGCAAGAGAGACCTGGTGCTCTCA aaactggtgcataaTGTCCATAACCACATCACCAATGATAAGAGGTTTGATGGCTCTGAAAG CATTAAATCTTCATGGAATATCTCTGTTGTGAAATTCTTGCTAGAAAAACTGAAGCATGAATTGGTATCAAATCACCATAATTACACGGACAAAGAGTTAAAAG GTGCCTGTGTGGCCTACTTTCTGACTAAGCGACGTGAGTATCGTAATTCTCTCAACCCCTTCAAAGGActcaaggagaaggaagagaagaagctaCGCAGCAGACGTTATCGG CTTTTTGCAAACCGTTCGGGGGTGGCACGTCTGTTAGGCCCTGAAGAGCAGCGTGTGTGGCAAGGTGTGACTGAGGAGCTCATGTCAGATGAGGAAGACAGCCTGAGTGAGCCTGGCGTGTGGGTGGCGCGTCCCCCACGATTCCGTGCTGCTCCCCTCACTCAGCTCTGCTACCGGCTGGACGCCAACTCAAAGCACGGTACCAAAGCCAACCGGGTGTATGGACATCCCTCGGATCGCTTGCCCTCTGCTGAAGCCCAGCTTCTGCCACAGCACCTCTATAACCCTctttttcaagaagaagaagcaagagctggcaccccccctcacccacccagccACAAAGGTTTTTGTCCCGACCTCAGCACCTTTGTCGAGATCAAAGTGGAAAAGGATGAGTGA
- the PSMB5 gene encoding proteasome subunit beta type-5 yields the protein MALASLLEPQLPVNRAGFFGLGAGCEFQLPALGTCGGGENVAAAQASGPPLALAAPRLSLSQGAAKEAADIELLHGTTTLAFKFQHGVIVAVDSRATAGVYIASQTVKKVIEINPYLLGTMAGGAADCSFWERLLARQCRIYELRNKERISVAAASKLLANMVYQYKGMGLSMGTMICGWDKRGPGLYYVDSEGNRISGTVFSVGSGSVYAYGVMDRGYSHDLSVEEAYDLARRAIYQATHRDAYSGGTVNLYHVRQDGWIRVSSDDVSKLYEMFHDKATETVA from the exons ATGGCGCTGGCCAGTCTGCTGGAGCCTCAACTGCCCGTGAACAGGGCCGGGTTCTTTGGTTTGGGGGCCGGGTGCGAGTTTCAGCTGCCCGCGCTCGGCACTTGCGGTGGGGGCGAGAATGTGGCGGCGGCTCAGGCTTCGGGGCCGCCGCTGGCTTTGGCCGCCCCTCGTCTCAGCTTGAGCCAAGGCGCCGCCAAGGAGGCTGCCGACATTGAGCTACTGCACGGGACCACCACTCTGGCCTTCAAG TTTCAGCATGGCGTGATTGTAGCAGTGGATTCGCGGGCAACAGCAGGGGTCTACATCGCTTCACAAACAGTAAAGAAGGTCATTGAAATCAACCCTTACCTGCTGGGCACCATGGCTGGTGGTGCAGCTGATTGCAGCTTCTGGGAGCGTCTGCTGGCACGGCAGTGCCGTATCTATGAACTCCGCAACAAGGAGCGGATCTCTGTGGCTGCTGCCTCCAAGCTCTTGGCCAACATGGTGTATCAGTACAAGGGCATGGGGCTCTCCATGGGTACCATGATCTGTGGCTGGGACAAGCGAGGGCCAG GTCTGTACTACGTGGACAGCGAAGGGAACCGCATCTCAGGCACGGTTTTCTCCGTGGGCTCTGGTTCTGTCTATGCCTACGGGGTGATGGACCGTGGctactcccatgatctctcagtTGAGGAAGCCTACGATCTGGCGCGCCGTGCAATCTACCAAGCCACACACCGTGACGCCTACTCAGGGGGCACAGTCAACCTCTATCATGTACGCCAGGATGGCTGGATCCGTGTCTCCAGTGATGATGTGTCCAAACTATATGAAATGTTCCACGACAAAGCCACAGAGACAGTGGCTTGA
- the PSMB11 gene encoding proteasome subunit beta type-11 yields MDLPSEAPSWPLPPPGGMAVPPPFLLSHGTTTLAFCCSHGVVVAADTRSSCKGLVCDPSSRKVITLHPHLLATTSGTSADCSAWLRLLRSSLRLRQLHAGRQLSVAGAAKLLAFLLRGCHNKDLCVATLLCGWDHKGPGLHYVYSDGTCLSGDVFSVGSGSPYAYGVMDGGYRYDLPRAEAFMLARQAVAHATHRDAYSGGNVDLYHVRPSGWVCVSREDLSEVFRGLGPAAEDDGDAEGKQQG; encoded by the coding sequence ATGGACTTGCCTTCAGAAGCTCCGTCCTGGCCTCTGCCACCTCCTGGTGGGATGGCGGTACCCCCACCTTTCTTGCTGTCCCACGGCACAACCACGCTAGCCTTCTGCTGCAGccacggggtggtggtggcggcagatACCCGGTCCTCCTGCAAGGGCCTCGTGTGCGATCCGTCCTCCCGCAAGGTCATCACGCTCCATCCTCACCTCCTGGCAACCACGTCTGGGACCTCGGCCGACTGTTCCGCATGGCTCCGTCTCTTGCGTAGCTCCCTGCGCCTGAGGCAGCTGCACGCGGGACGCCAGCTGAGTGTAGCTGGAGCAGCCAAGCTGCTGGCCTTTCTGTTGCGTGGATGCCACAACAAGGATCTGTGTGTGGCCACCCTGCTGTGTGGCTGGGACCACAAAGGGCCCGGTCTGCATTACGTCTACAGTGATGGCACGTGTCTCTCTGGGGATGTGTTTTCCGTCGGCTCCGGGTCCCCCTATGCCTACGGTGTGATGGATGGCGGCTACCGCTATGACCTGCCACGTGCGGAGGCTTTCATGCTGGCCCGCCAGGCTGTGGCTCATGCCACTCACCGAGACGCCTACTCTGGGGGCAATGTGGACCTGTACCACGTCCGGCCAAGTGGTTGGGTCTGCGTCTCGCGGGAAGACTTGAGCGAAGTCTTTCGAGGCTTGGGACCAGCAGCCGAAGACGATGGAGACGCCGAAGGAAAGCAACAGGGATAG